ATTCTCGCAATAAGCTTCTTTCCATCATTACTACATGTTTCTAGTTCTTATGCAACAATTGGAATAATGCTAAGTAACGCAACCATCCAGCCAAGGTTTCTACTGTCTCGTGAAGAGCTGTTGAAGAGATGGATGTCAGTCTAAAGGATTCTCGGCTAGGGCTTCTTTACTGCATTGAGTTGGATGACTCACTTATTTCTTTGGATCTTCCTGTAGGTACAGGCTACCGTATCACGGACTCATCTGGCTCATCTCTTTGGTTGGGAAGCGGCCCCTGCAAAGCTGCTAATCCCCTAATGGCTGAGGCATCTGCACTTCGCATCTCTATTGCTTATCTGTTTATGGATCAAGTCCGATTTAATACAACTTGTTAATTTTGTCAAGGGATTGACCACTACTTCTTGATTCTTGAGATCGATGTTTTGTGATATTTTGCACCTGCTTGATAGTCTTACTCATTTTTACCTGGAGCTCTCAACTGTGCAAGCCACTGGCGGCTTTAGGCAGATCTCTAAACTATCAACTTTTGTTCGCCGCGGATGATCCGCAGGCTGTTCGATTTTGTACTTCAAGTTTTAATGATATATAGTTTATCTTAAAAAGGAAAACACGAGAGCAGCAGTGATATGATGATTAATATACATCAGCCATTCCTGTGCGATTTCCAGCTTTTGCTCCCCACGTTGTGTTGAGTGGTACGATGTGGTTATTGGTGATAAACGTGACGAAGACTTGATGCCTGCTGCCGACCTATGTTTGGCTGACATAAGATGCGAGAAGAGCCAGCAAAGCGTGCTTCGACCATGGTTACCTGAAGTGGAGATTACacgttgtgttgggtggtacgatGTGGGTATTGGTGATAATGGTGATGAAGACTTGATGCCTGCTGGCCTACCTTTGTTTGGTTGACATCAGATGCGAGAAGAGCTAGTAAAGCGTGCATCAATCAACCATGGTCACATGAAGTGGAGATTACACCGTAATATACTCACAGAGCCAGCAGCAACAATTCACTGTCATACGGCCTCCTTGACTAGGATTTATGAAGAGGGAAAGCAACTTATGTTgaaggaaggaaagaaagaaagaacaccATTAGAGCCGTACTTATATAAAGAAGGCTTTGGTCTTTATCACTGAAACACTTGAAGAAAACACTAATTTAGTCTGAGTTGAGTTGAGTTTAATGCCCGTCATAAAGAAAAGCTGACAGGATTTCCCCACAGCCATCACCTTCATGCACTGACAACAGCAGTACCTCACACTATCTACTTACTCCCCTACCGTATCTTGCTAAAAGCTCGGTACCATGATCGTGGTGGTATGGTTCTATTGCTGATTAACTTGAGCTCCGGTTGGCGTGGGCTGAGCTAAGAACGCGGCGGATGGGCATCGAGAAAGGGCGGGAGCGGTGGAAGACTGCGGTGGTGGTGGCGGAGTTGGAAATGCGGTCGCAGGAAGGGCACAAGCTGAGGGTGGTGGGGGGAGTCGTGTGCATGTAGCACTGAGGTCCTGAGAGCTTCAGATCTCTCAGCTCTTGCACCTCCTTCTGCAGCCTTCTGTTCTCTTCTGTGAGGGTGTCGCAGCACCTTTTGAGGAGCTCGCGGTCCGTTTCTGTTTGCTTCAGCTTTGTTCTGGAACCAACCAAGTGGTAACAACATGAGCATCGTGTCACCAAAACAATGGCACGAATGAGGCATAATGATACCTTGCTCTTCGGTTTTGGAACCACACCTCCACTTGTCTCGGCCTCAGGTTTAGCTGCTTGGCCAACGCCAGCTTTTGCTTCTGTCACAAAGAAACAAGGACACTTCATGAACTGTTGTCACACCAACACGGTCTCCGCTAATGTCCGACTAACGTCGTACAACTAGAGGCTTACGGGGTTGAGGGTGTTGTGTGCTTTGAAGCTCTCTTCGAGAATGGCGGACTGGTCCTTGGAGAGGCGGAGCTTTTTGCGAGAGCCCTCGGCGTCTTCCTCGTCGCTGACCCCGCGCGAGCTTGCTGGTCCTTGAAGGTCCTGCTCCGCCCGCTTGCCGCTCACGCTGGAGAGCGTGCTGTTCGGGGACGACGCCCCCGCGTCCTCCCCACTGTTCCTCTCCTCGCCGCCCGGCGGCGTCCAATTCACGTCGACTCCTCGGAGCAGGGGCCCAGGTCGTGACTCCGCTGCTGCCCCGCCCACGTCCAAGACTGGTCCGTTCTCTGCTACCCAAACGTACGTACACAACATATTCGATAAGAAACACATGCTTTTGCAATCATTTTTCTTAAGATTTGTACTGAAAGAAGAAGCTTTGGATCGAATCTTAAGTAGATCTAACTCGATACCTGAGTGGACAACGAGATCACTCCATCGGCCCTTCTGATGGCGATAAAAAGACGGTGATGTGCTGGGACTGGAAGCAGGAGACGACGAAGGAGGCATAAGGTTGAGCTGAAGATTCAGGTTGGAGGAGCTCAAGCTGAGGCTCAGCCCTAAATCATCCTttcccatcatcatcatcatcttagaCCACTCCccctcttccttccttcctttctttcACTGGCTTTCCTACTCTATCTCACCTTCTTAGCAGGCTGTAAAGATCCACAGAGCAGTCCGAAGAAAGATGGACGCCAAAAGAACGGAAGCAGGGGAGTTGGGAAACGGAGGAACTCTTCGGGGAGGAGGGCATTGAATAGTTTGTGTCTCGTTATAATTActaccaatctctctctctcctccgcgAGAAACCCGTGGCTTGGTCTGCCAAACCCTTAACCGGCGGCCTCTGCTACTTTGACCATTGACTTTTCTGCCGTTGGTTTCCATGTTTCTTCCTTTTTCATTCCGTTTCATGCTCAAACGCGACGTGGGCTCCACCGCGTACCCACTACATGCATGCTTTAGACGTGTACAAACTAGACACTCTTAAGTACATGAAACTGCCCTCAAAATACATACAAGATAAAGAGTTTTCTCTGACCCAAATATGACCTTATCATGACTTTGAAGCCTGTCGAGAGTCAAAATTGCAACACCGTTCGCAATGTCAATTCATCACCTCAACTTGTACCCTCCCCACCATCATCACATCATCCTATCTATCATCGAACACCCCATCTGCTATTCTCTTCTCTGCTTCTCCTCGGATCCTGCCGCATCATGCCTCCCACGACCGCCCGCCGGCCGTCCACGTGTCCCTTCCCCTCCCACAGCCACGGCGTTCGCATCTCACGAGGGCGATCGCGTGGACGCACATGCACGCATGTGCCGCACACGTGGGATGTCCCGCCAACGAGCGCGTCGGCGCACGTACGGCCAAATCCCCATCCCTGCACGTGCGGTCAAACCTCATGGGCCCGCACTTGTGGGTCTCCCCACGCAAACATCCAGCCGTCCGATGAGCGATCGAGCGGATCGTAACCGTCGGTAGGAGACGCCTGGGGTTGCGACCCGCACGTGCGAAGCCTCGTCCCGCTGTCGGGCCGTACGGATAACGGGAGGAAAACGACGTCTCGTCCATTTACCATATGATCACCGTTAACAAACGATAAAATTGCACCGTGATTTCAATTCAATTCCACAAGCAGTGCTAATAAATCGGGTTAGATTTATGTTAGTCCATATGTGGGAATACTAACTGAGATGGATTCCTTTTCCTCTAAAAGAGAAATACGACATAGCATAGACTATGGGAGAGTCAAAATATGTGTTGATGTGGCAAAAAATCATGCAAAGCTACATGGATTTCCTAAGACGGGTAGGGGGGTATTAAGGTAGGAAGAACGAGTTATTAGTGTTTCGTAGAATAACATTATAGCGAGTCACACGTAGTGCCATCATTTCCAACCATTatttcctctttctctctcttctaagTAATTTAGTTTAGATGATGGGTTTTACCATCGGATTCAGAAACAGCCCCTTGCATTGATTGGTCTATAAACAATGCAATATAAGTCAAGGATGGAATACAAACCATGGAATGCAGCTCATGTGGGCGTGGATGCTTTGTCGACCAAGGGCAGAGCTACATGTCACCTAGGAGTGGTGATGGCTCCTCTAGACTCAAATGTTTAATCTTAGTGTTACTACAACCTCTTGATAGATACTCTTCTAAATTTGATATTTAGCATGTGTCTCTATAAGCAACAAATCTATCTTCTATTTAATTTTGATCGTACATCctacattattttattatttttatgatatatatatatatattcttgttaCAGTAAATTTTGATTGATTGGAAGGCAACCACTTAACTAAGTATGCTAATGGTCCAATGGTTTTGTGTTCTATTGTAGTCCCAATATACTTTAATCTAG
The DNA window shown above is from Musa acuminata AAA Group cultivar baxijiao chromosome BXJ2-4, Cavendish_Baxijiao_AAA, whole genome shotgun sequence and carries:
- the LOC103983069 gene encoding homeobox-leucine zipper protein HAT4; protein product: MMMMMGKDDLGLSLSLSSSNLNLQLNLMPPSSSPASSPSTSPSFYRHQKGRWSDLVVHSAENGPVLDVGGAAAESRPGPLLRGVDVNWTPPGGEERNSGEDAGASSPNSTLSSVSGKRAEQDLQGPASSRGVSDEEDAEGSRKKLRLSKDQSAILEESFKAHNTLNPKQKLALAKQLNLRPRQVEVWFQNRRARTKLKQTETDRELLKRCCDTLTEENRRLQKEVQELRDLKLSGPQCYMHTTPPTTLSLCPSCDRISNSATTTAVFHRSRPFSMPIRRVLSSAHANRSSS